Proteins from one Burkholderia sp. genomic window:
- a CDS encoding P-II family nitrogen regulator, whose translation MKRITAIIKPFKLDEVREALAEVGLTGLTVTEVKGFGRQKGHTELYRGSEYVVDFLPKMKIEVVVAADQVDQVIDAVIGAARTGKIGDGKIFVSDVERVIRIRTGEENKAAV comes from the coding sequence ATGAAACGTATTACCGCCATCATCAAACCGTTCAAGCTCGACGAAGTTCGCGAAGCGCTAGCCGAGGTCGGCCTAACGGGCCTTACCGTGACCGAAGTGAAGGGGTTCGGTCGCCAGAAGGGTCATACCGAGCTCTATCGTGGTTCCGAATACGTGGTCGACTTCCTACCCAAGATGAAGATCGAGGTGGTGGTGGCAGCCGACCAAGTCGATCAGGTGATCGACGCTGTGATCGGTGCGGCGCGCACTGGTAAGATCGGAGACGGCAAGATCTTCGTGTCCGACGTCGAGCGCGTAATCCGCATCCGCACCGGCGAAGAGAACAAAGCGGCGGTCTGA
- the dksA gene encoding RNA polymerase-binding protein DksA, translating into MKNKLLTEASILQMSEKDYMNDDQLAFFKNRLEQLQAEILRNAGQTTENLRETVIVPDPADRATIEEEHALELRTRDRERKLLKKVQQSLARIDSGEYGWCEETGEPIGIPRLIARPTATLSLEAQERRELRQKLFGD; encoded by the coding sequence ATGAAGAACAAACTCTTGACCGAAGCCTCAATCCTGCAGATGAGCGAGAAAGATTACATGAACGACGATCAGCTCGCGTTCTTCAAAAATCGACTTGAACAGTTGCAGGCAGAAATCCTCCGCAATGCGGGCCAGACGACTGAGAACTTGCGTGAAACGGTCATCGTTCCGGATCCTGCTGATCGCGCGACGATCGAAGAGGAACACGCGCTCGAGCTGCGCACGCGCGATCGCGAGCGTAAGCTGCTCAAAAAAGTCCAGCAGTCGCTCGCGCGCATCGATTCTGGCGAATATGGCTGGTGCGAGGAAACCGGAGAACCGATCGGCATTCCCCGTCTGATCGCGCGCCCGACGGCCACCCTCTCGCTGGAAGCCCAGGAGCGCCGCGAGCTACGCCAGAAGCTGTTCGGCGACTGA
- the argB gene encoding acetylglutamate kinase produces the protein MSAPINLSQVAPTLKAEILAEALPYIRRYHGKTVVIKYGGNAMTEERLKQGFARDVILLKLVGINPVIVHGGGPQIDTALKKIGKQGTFIQGMRVTDEETMEVVEWVLGGEVQQDIVTLINHCGGQAVGLTGKDGGLIHARKLMMPNRDNPGQYIDIGQVGEVEAINPAVVKALQDDAFIPVISPIGFGEDGLSYNINADLVAGKLATVLSAEKLVTMTNIPGVMDKQGNLLIDLSAREIDALFQDGTISGGMLPKISSALDAAKSGVQSVHIVDGRIEHSVLLEILTEQPFGTMIRSH, from the coding sequence ATGTCCGCTCCCATCAACCTCTCGCAGGTCGCTCCCACGCTGAAAGCCGAAATTCTCGCGGAAGCGCTGCCGTACATCCGTCGCTACCACGGTAAGACCGTGGTGATCAAATATGGCGGCAATGCGATGACGGAAGAGCGCCTCAAGCAAGGCTTCGCGCGCGACGTAATCCTGCTGAAGCTGGTCGGCATCAATCCGGTTATCGTCCACGGGGGCGGACCGCAGATTGACACGGCGCTCAAGAAAATCGGCAAGCAGGGCACCTTCATCCAGGGCATGCGCGTCACCGACGAGGAAACCATGGAAGTGGTGGAGTGGGTGCTCGGCGGCGAAGTTCAGCAGGACATCGTCACTTTGATCAACCATTGTGGTGGCCAAGCGGTCGGCCTGACGGGCAAAGACGGCGGCTTGATCCACGCGCGCAAGCTAATGATGCCGAATCGAGACAATCCAGGTCAGTATATTGACATCGGCCAGGTGGGCGAGGTCGAGGCGATCAACCCAGCGGTAGTCAAGGCGCTGCAGGACGACGCTTTCATCCCCGTAATCTCGCCGATCGGCTTCGGCGAGGATGGGCTATCATACAATATTAATGCCGACCTGGTGGCCGGTAAGCTGGCCACTGTGCTGAGCGCCGAGAAGCTCGTCACGATGACCAACATCCCTGGCGTGATGGACAAGCAGGGCAACTTGTTGATCGATCTCTCGGCGCGCGAGATCGACGCGCTGTTCCAGGACGGGACAATCTCGGGCGGCATGCTACCGAAGATCTCCTCAGCACTAGACGCAGCCAAGAGCGGCGTGCAGTCAGTGCACATCGTTGACGGTCGTATCGAGCACTCGGTGCTGCTCGAAATCCTCACAGAGCAGCCGTTCGGCACAATGATCCGCTCACATTGA
- the dnaQ gene encoding DNA polymerase III subunit epsilon, whose product MRQIILDTETTGLNTRTGDRIIEISCVEMLNRRMTGNNLHFYLNPERDSNPSALAVHGLTTEFLSDKPKFAEVAHAICDFVRGAELIIHNAPFDIGFIDAEFERVGLPPLNQHCDGVIDTLVQAKQMFPGKRNSLDALCGRFGISNAHRTLHGALLDSELLAEVYLAMTRGQESLVIDMPRDDGTDEAGANDTARLSLAMLALPVLSASQEELAEHLAQLDDLDKSVKGTCVWRKEDAPIV is encoded by the coding sequence ATGCGCCAGATCATCCTCGATACGGAAACCACCGGTCTGAACACACGCACTGGTGATCGCATCATCGAAATCAGCTGCGTGGAAATGCTCAACCGCCGGATGACTGGAAACAACCTGCATTTCTACTTGAATCCAGAGCGCGACAGCAATCCGAGCGCGCTGGCCGTGCACGGCCTGACCACCGAATTCCTCAGCGACAAGCCGAAGTTTGCCGAAGTCGCCCATGCAATCTGCGATTTCGTGCGCGGCGCCGAGCTGATTATCCACAACGCGCCCTTTGACATCGGCTTTATCGACGCCGAGTTCGAACGCGTGGGCCTGCCGCCACTCAACCAGCACTGCGACGGCGTGATCGATACGCTGGTACAGGCCAAGCAGATGTTCCCCGGAAAGCGCAATTCGCTCGACGCGCTGTGCGGTCGGTTCGGCATCAGCAACGCGCACCGCACGCTGCACGGCGCATTGCTCGACTCGGAGCTGCTCGCCGAGGTCTACCTGGCGATGACACGGGGCCAGGAGAGCCTGGTGATCGACATGCCCCGCGATGATGGCACTGACGAGGCCGGCGCGAACGACACGGCACGACTTTCGCTGGCCATGCTGGCGCTGCCAGTGCTGTCCGCCAGCCAAGAAGAACTGGCCGAACACCTGGCGCAGCTCGACGATCTCGACAAGTCGGTCAAGGGTACCTGCGTCTGGCGCAAGGAAGACGCGCCGATCGTCTGA